From Juglans regia cultivar Chandler chromosome 6, Walnut 2.0, whole genome shotgun sequence, the proteins below share one genomic window:
- the LOC109009678 gene encoding probable serine/threonine-protein kinase SIS8, with product MLRERERERDIQTESLFLGGSMSKMKHLLRKLHIGGGLNEHQRLAETRPTTNPSPTQSPSPNTPASSSSSSGPSSTASGPATMGRIGADESVVDRTAGDGGGGGGDGCVDFNFMEEEFQVQLALAISASDPDAREESETAQIDAAKQISLGCSAPVSDSQAIVKFSSLRYWNYNVVSYHEKVMDGFYDVYGITSKLDTQGKMPLLVDLQAISISDNVDYEVIFVNRLVDRELQKLEKIACTISKEYRVSEQGQILSGLIQKIADLVVDRMGGVVLDADEMLRRWNTRSYELRNSLNTIILPLGCLDVGLSRHRALLFKVLADRINLPCTLVKGSYYTGTDDGAVNFIKMDDGSEYIIDLMGAPGTLIPAEVPSSQLPNPVYDVRSYADVIGIPTNVCLMDNEGNRKLVPPDLDRVFEIVGSKSDEASVVGMQTKENQTEIFENQWGKLLPSLQKTCESSSGTCGKASSAQKKKVKDVSKYVISAAKNPEFAQKLHAVLLESGASPPPDLFSDINPHDLGQQKVVGQNDLVNAKNVDNEVQYEPDKFLSNLEQSLVTNTEMEPLNKQKLSTQRLSNQSKELETTSIMSDVSLPSEPTTQGFVLVGSGSNDPVCADATGVNAVTLNNAEMVARALHDTAADSCQRQVNIALVNDDQQCFLDKIRRDFADIELGKESVMKLTEAANTGLFIASDAHGEGTNPVLGEVAEWEIPWEDLRIGERIGIGSYGEVYRADWNGTEVAVKKFLDQGLSGDALVQVKSEVEIMLRLRHPNVVLFMGAVTRPPHFSILTEFLPRGSLYRLLHRPNSPIDEKRRMRMARDVARGMNYLHTSHPPIVHRDLKSPNLLVDKNWVVKVSDFGLSRMKHHTFLSSKSTAGTPEWMAPEVLRNEQANEKCDVYSFGVILWELSTLRIPWKGLNPMQVVGAVGFQNRRLEIQDEVDPAVAEIIHDCWQTDPQLRPSFAQLYSRLCHLQRLVVSTN from the exons ATgcttcgagagagagagagagagagagacatacaGACAGAGTCTCTGTTCCTTGGAGGATCGATGTCCAAAATGAAGCATCTACTCAGAAAGCTACACATCGGTGGTGGACTCAATGAACACCAGAGATTGGCCGAGACCCGACCCACAACGAACCCGAGCCCCACTCAGAGTCCGAGCCCGAATACGCCcgcttcgtcttcttcttcttcggggCCGTCTTCGACGGCCTCTGGGCCCGCCACAATGGGGAGAATCGGGGCCGATGAGTCAGTCGTCGATCGGACGGCTGGGGATGGCGGTGGCGGTGGTGGTGATGGCTGCGTGGATTTCAATTTCATGGAGGAGGAATTTCAGGTGCAGTTGGCCCTAGCGATTAGCGCGTCCGATCCCGATGCGCGCGAGGAATCCGAGACGGCTCAGATCGATGCCGCCAAGCAGATTAGCCTTGGGTGCTCCGCTCCCGTCTCTGACAGTCAAGCCATCGTCAAGTTTTCGTCGCTTCGTTATTGG AACTATAATGTAGTAAGTTATCATGAAAAAGTGATGGATGGGTTTTATGATGTATATGGCATTACCTCAAAGCTGGACACACAAGGGAAGATGCCTTTGTTGGTGGATCTTCAAGCAATATCCATTTCAGATAATGTTGACTATGAAGTTATTTTCGTAAATCGCTTGGTTGATCGTGAACTTCAAAAGCTTGAGAAGATAGCTTGTACCATATCCAAAGAGTATCGAGTTTCTGAACAGGGCCAGATTTTAAGTGGTTTGATTCAGAAAATTGCCGATCTTGTTGTTGATAGAATGGGTGGTGTGGTACTTGATGCTGATGAAATGTTGAGAAGATGGAACACAAGGAGTTATGAGTTACGGAATTCTCTAAACACAATTATTCTTCCCCTTGGATGTCTTGATGTAGGACTTTCACGCCATAGGGCCTTGCTATTTAAG GTACTAGCGGATAGGATTAATCTTCCATGTACGTTGGTCAAAGGAAGCTACTATACAGGCACTGATGATGGAGCTGTGAACTTCATCAAAATGGATGATGGAAG TGAATATATAATTGATCTCATGGGTGCTCCTGGTACCCTAATTCCTGCTGAAGTGCCAAGCAGTCAGCTCCCAAATCCTGTCTATGATGTAAGGAGCTATGCAGATGTCATTGGAATACCCACCAATGTGTGTTTGATGGATAATGAAGGAAACAGAAAGCTGGTACCACCTGATCTTGATAGAGTTTTTGAAATTGTTGGTTCAAAGTCAGATGAAGCATCAGTTGTAGGCatgcaaacaaaagaaaatcaaactgagatatttgaaaatcaatggGGCAAGCTTCTTCCATCGCTGCAGAAAACATGTGAAAGCTCATCAGGCACATGTGGAAAAGCATCATCAGCACAGAAAAAGAAAGTTAAGGATGTTTCAAAATATGTAATCAGTGCAGCCAAGAACCCAGAGTTTGCTCAGAAACTACATGCTGTTCTGTTAGAGAGTGGTGCATCACCTCCTCCAGATTTGTTTTCAGACATAAATCCACATGATCTGGGTCAACAGAAGGTGGTTGGACAAAATGATCTGGTGAATGCAAAAAATGTAGACAATGAGGTTCAATATGAACCTGATAAGTTTTTGTCAAATCTGGAGCAGTCCCTTGTAACCAATACTGAAATGGAGCCTTTGAACAAACAAAAACTATCTACGCAGAGGTTATCCAATCAATCGAAAGAATTGGAGACAACTTCCATTATGTCTGATGTTTCTTTGCCCTCTGAACCTACAACTCAGGGATTTGTGCTTGTTGGTAGTGGAAGTAATGACCCTGTCTGTGCTGATGCTACCGGTGTAAATGCAGTTACTCTTAACAATGCTGAAATGGTTGCTAGAGCTCTGCATGACACTGCAGCTGACTCTTGCCAAAGACAAGTTAATATTGCATTAGTCAATGATGATCAACAGTGCTTTCTGGATAAGATTAGAAGAGATTTTGCTGACATTGAGTTGGGCAAAGAATCTGTTATGAAATTAACGGAAGCAGCCAACACCGGTCTCTTCATTGCTTCCGATGCTCATGGTGAGGGTACTAACCCAGTGCTGGGGGAAGTTGCAGAATGGGAAATTCCTTGGGAGGATCTACGGATTGGTGAACGTATTGGTATCG GTTCGTATGGCGAGGTTTATCGTGCAGATTGGAATGGCACT GAAGTTGCTGTCAAGAAGTTTCTGGACCAAGGTTTATCTGGTGATGCATTGGTTCAGGTTAAAAGTGAA GTTGAAATCATGTTAAGGCTAAGACATCCTAATGTTGTCCTTTTCATGGGAGCAGTTACTCGGCCCCCACATTTCTCTATACTGACGGAGTTCCTTCCCAG GGGAAGTTTGTATAGATTACTCCATCGTCCCAATTCTCCAATTGATGAAAAGAGGCGAATGCGGATGGCACGTGATGTG GCCAGAGGAATGAATTACTTGCATACAAGCCATCCTCCCATTGTGCATCGAGATTTAAAGTCTCCAAACCTCCTTGTTGATAAAAACTGGGTTGTTAAG GTTTCTGATTTTGGTTTATCGCGCATGAAGCACCATACTTTTCTGTCTTCTAAATCCACTGCTGGAACA CCTGAATGGATGGCACCCGAAGTTCTAAGGAATGAACAAGCCAACGAGAA GTGTGATGTGTATAGCTTTGGTGTGATATTATGGGAGTTATCTACTTTACGTATCCCTTGGAAAGGGTTGAACCCGATGCAGGTTGTTGGAGCTGTTGGATTCCAGAACAGGCGTCTTGAAATTCAGGACGAAGTTGATCCAGCAGTTGCAGAGATAATACATGATTGCTGGCAAAC GGATCCACAATTACGGCCTTCTTTCGCACAGCTCTACTCCCGGCTTTGCCATCTTCAACGCCTTGTTGTTTCAACAAATTAA
- the LOC109017023 gene encoding uncharacterized protein LOC109017023, whose product MSRDLFLRIHDTIVSHDDYFVQKRDASGRLGLSSLQKMTAAIRMLAYGVTADLMDEYIRIGESTARQSMKKFVKAIVSIFGGEYLRSPNSSDIVRLLDAGQRRGFPGMLGSIDCMHWKWKNCPTAWKGRAPPCNYTINGHEYTMGYYLADGIYPSWATLVKTIPSPQGNKKKHFAACQESTRKDVERAFGVLQGRFAIVRGPARFFRPEVLKDIMYACIILHNMIVEEERHLYLGAEQFIYEQTEETPNEPISRDNIPEFIEFIAQHHRIRDRSTHSQLQTDLIEHLWNIHGRT is encoded by the exons ATGAGTCGTGATCTTTTTTTACGCATACATGATACAATAGTCTCTCACGATGATTATTTTGTCCAAAAGAGAGATGCCAGTGGGAGGCTTGGATTGTCTTCCCTTCAAAAGATGACTGCGGCAATTAGGATGCTAGCATATGGGGTCACCGCAGATCTAATGGACGAGTACATAAGAATCGGAGAAAGCACCGCACGgcaaagcatgaaaaaatttgttAAGGCAATTGTCTCAATTTTTGGGGGTGAGTATTTGAGATCTCCAAACAGCAGTGATATAGTGAGGTTACTAGATGCCGGACAAAGACGTGGATTTCCAGGTATGTTGGGTAGCATTGATTGTATGCATTGGAAATGGAAGAATTGTCCTACTGCATGGAAAG GTCGTGCTCCTCCGTGCAATTATACAATCAATGGTCATGAATATACAATGGGATATTATCTTGCAGATGGTATATATCCTTCGTGGGCAACATTAGTAAAAACAATTCCATCTCCTCAgggaaataagaaaaaacactTTGCCGCTTGCCAAGAGTCTACAAGGAAAGATGTCGAGCGTGCATTTGGAGTACTCCAAGGTAGATTTGCAATTGTGCGTGGACCTGCGAGGTTTTTTCGTCCTGAAGTACTAAAAGATATTATGTACGCATGCATTATCTTACATAATATGATCGTTGAAGAAGAGCGGCATCTATATCTTGGGGCTGAGCAATTTATTTATGAACAAACGGAAGAGACTCCAAATGAGCCAATTTCGCGTGATAATATACCTGAATTCATAGAGTTCATTGCACAACATCATCGAATTAGAGATAGAAGCACTCATAGTCAACTCCAGACCGACCTTATCGAGCATTTATGGAATATTCATGGTCGTACGTAA
- the LOC108982700 gene encoding glutathione S-transferase T3-like, which produces MDTRFDDDPFFTTLLQSGGGGCNSAPTQHGNVVVQAIPNDGEQRHPSKKVQRGASFTVEEDNLLVSVWLNISIDAIRGTDQKSSQLWERITSFYHEYKKSNIANRSEGFLMNRWSTIQKWTNKFCAFLAQVESLHPSGATEQDKIEKAKMLYKEMVGSNFTMEHCWCLLRHQPKWQQHISTVGKKRRSPEKVFGEVAVDIADDDVEILTERPPGKKAEKEKEKKRKSMEGNNGEIKIALAKMTEDRATSMQERRNSVLKGEIEKSLVFDLKKRKFEAKMMLLDLSGMNAMQQQYFGSIQLKIFEEWRSHSGGTSTSPSTAYGDV; this is translated from the exons ATGGACACACGTTTTGATGATGACCCCTTCTTCACTACACTATTGCAAAGTGGAGGAGGAGGTTGTAATAGCGCCCCAACGCAACATGGTAATGTTGTTGTCCAAGCAATCCCTAACGACGGTGAACAAAGGCATCCATctaaaaaagttcaaagaggtGCATCGTTCACTGTTGAAGAGGATAACCTCCTCGTTTCAGTTTGGCTCAACATTAGCATTGATGCGATAAGGGGTACTGATCAAAAGTCTAGTCAATTGTGGGAAAGAATTACCTCATTTTaccatgaatataaaaaatccaACATTGCCAACCGTTCTGAGGGTTTTTTGATGAATCGATGGTCTACGATTCAAAAATggacaaataaattttgtgcattTCTAGCACAAGTAGAGTCATTGCACCCGAGTGGTGCAAcggagcaagacaag ATTGAGAAGGCAAAGATGTTGTACAAAGAGATGGTAGGCTCCAATTTCACAATGGAGCACTGTTGGTGTCTTCTaagacaccaaccaaaatggcaacAGCACATCTCCACCGTTGGTAAAAAGAGAAGGTCACCAGAAAAAGTGTTTGGTGAAGTTGCTGTGGACATAGCCGACGATGACGTGGAGATTCTAACTGAGAGACCTCCAGGCAAAAAAGctgagaaagaaaaggagaagaagcgGAAGTCGATGGAAGGCAACAATGGTGAGATCAAGATTGCTTTAGCTAAAATGACCGAGGATAGAGCGACATCCATGCAAGAGCGTAGAAATTCTGTGTTGAAGGgagaaatagaaaaatcttTGGTATTTGACCTAAAGAagaggaagtttgaggcaaagATGATGCTGCTAGATCTAAGTGGCATGAATGCCATGCAGCAGCAGTATTTCGGCAGTATTCAACTCAAGATTTTTGAGGAATGGAGATCCCATTCCGGAGGTACATCTACATCTCCTTCAACTGCTTATGGAGATGTCTAA
- the LOC109009679 gene encoding protein CONSERVED IN THE GREEN LINEAGE AND DIATOMS 27, chloroplastic isoform X2 has product MARFLHSSPKPPQLSLFFPSPSNFLSPIFSFPNLSLQYHHLYNFKSSISKTFASSFRNGRPETGCPVPLEQQPINEYQTLSTSFPFSWASSDIVEYSSKLFVTGASFALFIGLPVAWFGTVGPETEPFKRIICSVSSGILLVTLAVVRMYLGWAYVGNRLLSATVEYEETGWYDGQIWVKTAEVLARDRLLGSFSSGTCLGNAKKGC; this is encoded by the exons ATGGCCAGATTCTTGCACTCATCGCCGAAACCACCCCAGCTTTCCCTCTTCTTTCCCTCCCCATCCAACTTCCTCTCACCCATCTTCTCATTCCCGAACCTCAGTCTCCAATACCACCACCTCTACAACTTTAAAAGCTCAATTTCCAAAACCTTCGCATCATCCTTCAGAAATGGCAGACCAGAAACAGGGTGCCCTGTTCCACTTGAGCAACAGCCCATAAACGAGTACCAGACCCTCTCCACCTCCTTCCCATTCTCATGGGCCTCCAGCGACATTGTTGAGTATAGCTCCAAATTGTTCGTCACCGGCGCTTCTTTTGCGCTCTTTATCGGCCTCCCCGTTGCCTGGTTCGGCACCGTTGGGCCCGAAACAGAGCCATTTAAGCGGATTATCTGCTCTGTTTCAAGTGGGATATTGTTGGTTACTCTTGCCGTTGTGAGGATGTACCTGGGTTGGGCTTACGTGGGAAATCGATTGCTCAGTGCCACAGTTGAAT ATGAAGAGACAGGCTGGTACGATGGCCAG ATATGGGTGAAAACTGCCGAAGTCTTGGCACGGGACAGGCTCCTCGGTTCATTTTCT AGTGGGACTTGTTTGGGTAATGCCAAGAAGGGTTGCTGA